AATGACTACACATGTTTAATGGTTTTATATGGTgtgtataaattataaatgtggatgagactttaataaattataaatcCGCTTCCATATTAAAGCGATAGCTCTCTTGTGTAAAAGGTATATAATTTAGACGGTTTGCCATAGAAAAATGTGTAACTAGCAGAAGTGGTAACTTATACTCGAGGAGCTTATTGGGGATGGGGACACGTGACTATTAAATGGAAAGACGATTGGCGACTTTGACGCCGTGTTTCATTGGCTGAGCTAAGTCAAGTTTGAACTACATAAAATATGCCGCAAACAAAGATCAGATACCTTCTCCGAGCTCCCCGGTACGTGCACGTCGTGGAGAGGGCACATATGGCGCGAACTAGGTCGTGTATATTGTCTTTATATTGTCAACCTAGTAAGCGTCACATGACTAAAACCGGGGAGTGTGGCCGTAAAAGGGGAACAACTATAACGTGTTCCGAGCGGTATATTATTTGAAAGGTTGCTTTATACAgctttacatataaatgtatatatgaatttttCTTATGGCTTCCTGCCTATTGATTCTGTacaaatgattcgtaaatgattagGTGTTTCAAAATAATCAGCTTAAATTATCTGTTAtgtcatataaaaaaaacacaaaactatatcAACGGTAGCTTGAGTTTTTATAACATAAGCTTTCAGCTTATTTTAACACTATGATCATAAAGAAAAATCTGATGTATCTACCTTTAACTGCAACCCGATACTTTCCTATAGTCCAACAACTATCCCAATAGCTATGACGCGAGGCGTCAGTTAGACTAACGAGATATGTAACTGGTAGGGATATATAACAAAGTTCCAGCTATTTGTAGATACAATGTCTTCAGCCTTataatacttatatctatttcaaCACAACTGCTACCTGGTTTTTAACACTAATATGTTACCATATCTCTGAAAGCTAGATTTCTAGAGATGATTGAGGTTTATTAATGCTCAGTCAACTTCAAAGTCCCAGTATCATCCAGTGGTCTGACTGTCGAAATTCTGCAACGATCTGATCAAAATATGGCGAATCTCTGTATTTATGGCAGCTGAGCGGATCATTCATGCATGACTTAAATTTCATTGGCTGATCAATTATTTCTGATTCTATTGAACGCTCAGAACATACCTAAAACATCAATCAGGCGCCCAGTGACTAAACGTACATGAAACGTTTTTCATAGCGATACTTTCAAAAATGGTTTACATGGATCAAAATTACATCTCCATTTTGATTGATTTAGATAAATGGCATACATACTTTAGGTGTAAGAAGACGATTATCAGCTATCAAAGATAACGTTAATTTGTTTACTACTGACGTATAAATGGCGTTTGTaaaacaaaggggagtaactcaCACTATTCTGATTCTACCGTTACACTACCCACGCCTCTGTTTACATGCGTCTCGCATGTTCTATcataaaataatcaataaaaaaagaaaaacaactactTTACTTCTCTGTAAGTATATCACAATACGttatatatgcaaaattttgttCAAGATACTTTTCTTGATGTATTACCTATACACAACTTggatatatcaaatattgttttatttatataatgttttatagtgTTATGCTGGAGCATTTCATATCATCATATGTTCTctacatttatttttatgaaatgtttaacTTCAGCTCTTTTCCTTCTATTACGTACTCAATATCCTCTGCTCTATTCATAGTATCTGGTGTCATAAATTCTTTCAACTGAATTGTCATATTACCAATGCTTAAACCTTCTTTCACAACAGATTTTGATGAGATAACGGTATTTCCATCGTTAACTATTTCCAGAGATCTATTAAAAGTCTCATTGTCAAAATGAATGCCTATCTGAAATGTCTTTGTTTCTGTATCATCCTGACTTGTCTCATCGTCTACCTGCTCTTCTTTAGCTTCGTCCTGATCTATCTTGTTCGTAATTTTACTATCAAGATGCGTTTTCTTTACAGGGTCTTTTCCTTTTGGCGCACATAACATTGGATTTGTAGGTTTCCTGAACATACGCCCTGTTCTCATGTCATTTACATTCCTCTTATCAGTGTTATTTGTGTTATCACTATTGTCAAGGTCGTCTGATTCAGATTCCTTGTTTTCTCTGTCATCATTAGTTTTGTCATGATTTTCATCGTTTTGTGGATTACTACATTTATCATCCAATGTATTATTGTTCTCATCTGAATCTTCATTATTTCCACTATGATGCAACTCTTCATCATCTGTCTGTTCTTCAAT
This window of the Mercenaria mercenaria strain notata chromosome 5, MADL_Memer_1, whole genome shotgun sequence genome carries:
- the LOC123559082 gene encoding variant-silencing SET domain-containing protein-like, producing MAKTKTMKRKEESENDKSVLCRVCGNKKAAYVRLHCRRMHALQKSVEVNRKQKSVKETVSETGDKTPLETVVVLETSKETDSGEESEWDIDSDIHIEEQTDDEELHHSGNNEDSDENNNTLDDKCSNPQNDENHDKTNDDRENKESESDDLDNSDNTNNTDKRNVNDMRTGRMFRKPTNPMLCAPKGKDPVKKTHLDSKITNKIDQDEAKEEQVDDETSQDDTETKTFQIGIHFDNETFNRSLEIVNDGNTVISSKSVVKEGLSIGNMTIQLKEFMTPDTMNRAEDIEYVIEGKELKLNIS